A region of Gracilinanus agilis isolate LMUSP501 chromosome 3, AgileGrace, whole genome shotgun sequence DNA encodes the following proteins:
- the RUNX3 gene encoding runt-related transcription factor 3, with amino-acid sequence MHKARSVQMGRRGGGPSPWEVWAGGPLLQALWGGVPGHRQKMEDQPKAFPDRFGELRTRVMPTTPSPRGSLVTSTHFSTQVTAQGTSDLSSFSDPRQFDRSFSSLPGLPEPRFSDPRMHYPGAMPAAFSYTANPSPTGIGGLSMTGMPAATRFHHTYLPPPYPGSTQNQSGPFQANPSPYHLYYGTSSGSYQFSMVAGGERSPTRMLSSCTSAAAGNNLMNPSLASQSDGVEADGSHSNSPTAMTTPGRMDESVWRPY; translated from the exons ATGCACAAAGCCAGGAGCGTCCAGATGGGTCGGAGAGGCGGAGGCCCGAGCCCATGGGAAGTCTGGGCCGGTGGCCCACTGTTACAGGCGCTCTGGGGTGGCGTTCCAG ggCACAGGCAGAAAATGGAAGACCAACCAAAGGCCTTCCCTGATCGATTCGGTGAGCTGCGGACGCGAGTGATGCCGACGACTCCCAGTCCCCGGGGCTCCCTGGTCACCTCCACTCACTTCAGCACTCAGGTTACCGCACAAG GCACGTCGGACTTGAGCTCCTTCTCGGACCCTCGCCAGTTTGACCGCTCTTTCTCCAGCCTCCCGGGCCTCCCCGAGCCCCGCTTCTCGGACCCCAGGATGCACTACCCGGGGGCCATGCCGGCCGCCTTCTCGTACACGGCCAACCCCTCCCCCACGGGCATCGGCGGGCTCAGCATGACGGGCATGCCGGCGGCCACGCGCTTCCACCACACGTACCTCCCGCCCCCCTACCCCGGCTCCACGCAGAACCAGAGCGGGCCCTTCCAGGCCAACCCCTCCCCCTACCACCTGTACTACGGCACCTCGTCCGGCTCCTACCAGTTCTCCATGGTGGCCGGCGGCGAGCGCTCGCCCACCCGCATGCTCTCCTCCTGCACCAGCGCCGCGGCGGGCAACAACCTCATGAACCCCAGCCTGGCCAGCCAGAGCGACGGCGTCGAGGCCGACGGCAGCCACAGCAACTCCCCAACGGCCATGACCACCCCGGGGAGGATGGACGAGTCCGTGTGGAGGCCGTACTGA